Proteins from one Oscillatoria nigro-viridis PCC 7112 genomic window:
- a CDS encoding RRXRR domain-containing protein: MEDFVSNFVFLLDIHKRPLNPIRPGLARKLLTTGKAAVFKRYPFTLIARRS; the protein is encoded by the coding sequence ATGGAGGACTTTGTGTCTAATTTCGTTTTTCTACTTGATATCCACAAACGACCGCTCAATCCAATTCGTCCAGGATTGGCTCGCAAATTGCTAACCACTGGCAAAGCTGCTGTTTTTAAAAGGTATCCATTCACACTCATTGCGCGACGTAGTTAA
- the ltrA gene encoding group II intron reverse transcriptase/maturase — protein sequence MKDRFGNEIGTDALPEKWADLNWKAATKVVRNLRQRIYRATQRNEWNKVRSLTSLMLKSKSNLLLAVRRVTQTNQGKKTAGVDNQLALNPQMRIQLIHEILKLNPWKAKPAKRIYIPKANGKKRPLGIPTLKDRVMQAVVKNALEPSWEARFEANSYGFRPGRSCHDAIEQVHTRLRKGGDEWVLDADIKGAFDHISHEYILNALGEIPSKELIKQWLKAGYVEANKFNPTETGTPQGGIISPLLANIALDGLEGEVLSNHQKVKQSKSGEYKGKTYYTNRYYPRFGYIRYADDFLVTAETKEDLEAVLPEIKEWLKKRGLELNEEKTNIVNKRNGFNFLGFTIRSYSDGTTLCKPQKDKMIAKLREIRGWLKRHKTVKPEEVIKHLNPILRGWANYYRHCSSKEIFATFNHRIVQMLWQWCKRRHHQKHLKRVKNKYFTVLGNDHWTFFADTKDRTGKRKRLYLKDVSDIPILRHTKVEGAASPDDSTKVDYWKKRQSKLGSSVWAKGSKLYKVAQFQHWRCTECGDYLLNGEQIHTHHITEVTKGGTDEIDNLIHLHQICHRKVHGTK from the coding sequence GTGAAAGATAGATTCGGTAACGAAATCGGAACAGACGCATTACCTGAGAAATGGGCAGACCTTAATTGGAAAGCTGCTACAAAGGTGGTGAGAAATCTCAGACAGAGAATTTATCGTGCGACTCAGAGGAATGAGTGGAATAAGGTCAGGAGCCTTACTTCACTCATGTTAAAAAGTAAGTCCAACCTGCTACTTGCAGTTAGACGGGTCACTCAAACTAACCAAGGGAAGAAAACAGCAGGCGTGGATAACCAACTTGCTCTCAACCCTCAGATGAGAATCCAACTAATACACGAAATCCTGAAGCTGAACCCTTGGAAAGCAAAACCTGCTAAAAGGATATACATTCCAAAAGCAAATGGTAAAAAGCGTCCTTTGGGGATACCAACTCTCAAAGATAGAGTGATGCAAGCAGTGGTCAAAAACGCACTGGAGCCGAGTTGGGAAGCTAGATTTGAAGCCAACAGCTATGGCTTTCGACCAGGGCGAAGCTGTCACGATGCGATAGAACAAGTTCATACCCGATTACGAAAAGGAGGCGATGAATGGGTTCTAGACGCAGATATTAAAGGAGCATTTGACCACATCAGCCACGAATACATACTCAATGCTCTCGGAGAAATTCCTAGCAAAGAGCTAATTAAACAGTGGCTAAAAGCAGGTTACGTGGAGGCTAACAAGTTTAACCCAACAGAAACAGGCACTCCCCAAGGCGGCATCATTAGCCCACTTCTGGCTAACATCGCCCTAGACGGACTGGAAGGAGAAGTATTATCCAACCACCAGAAAGTCAAACAGAGCAAGAGTGGGGAATACAAAGGCAAAACCTACTACACAAACAGGTATTATCCTAGATTTGGGTACATCAGATATGCCGATGATTTCCTTGTCACAGCCGAAACAAAGGAAGACTTGGAAGCCGTTCTGCCTGAAATCAAGGAATGGCTGAAAAAGCGAGGACTAGAACTGAACGAAGAAAAAACCAACATCGTCAATAAGCGAAATGGGTTCAACTTCCTCGGTTTTACAATCCGAAGCTACTCAGATGGAACCACGCTCTGCAAACCTCAAAAGGATAAGATGATTGCCAAACTCAGAGAAATTAGAGGATGGCTCAAAAGACACAAAACGGTAAAACCGGAAGAAGTCATCAAACATCTAAACCCTATACTAAGAGGATGGGCGAACTATTACAGGCACTGCTCCAGCAAGGAAATCTTCGCTACATTCAACCATAGAATTGTACAAATGCTATGGCAATGGTGTAAAAGACGACACCACCAGAAACATCTCAAAAGGGTCAAGAACAAATACTTTACCGTACTGGGAAATGACCACTGGACATTCTTTGCCGACACTAAGGATAGAACAGGAAAAAGAAAGAGACTTTATCTCAAAGATGTAAGTGACATCCCAATCCTGAGACATACAAAGGTTGAAGGCGCAGCTAGTCCAGATGACTCAACCAAAGTAGATTACTGGAAGAAACGCCAATCAAAACTGGGTAGTAGCGTATGGGCTAAAGGCTCGAAGCTCTACAAAGTGGCTCAATTCCAGCACTGGAGATGCACTGAATGCGGAGACTACCTGCTAAACGGAGAACAAATCCACACTCACCACATAACTGAAGTGACAAAGGGAGGCACAGATGAAATCGACAATCTTATACACCTTCACCAAATTTGTCACAGGAAAGTTCATGGTACTAAATAA